GGCTACAGAAGTAACTCAAGGATTAGATATGATTAGAACCTAGGTCTATCTAATCATGTCTAATTGTTGTTAAATCCTCCAACGCTCTGTGCGTAACTGGCTCCAGATGAAGTCTGGGtgcagagaaagaagaaagaagaagcttttTGACAGCACtaatttatctattttgttttcgatagtcattttttaaagtgttaaaatttttgtaataataataataactaataaataaataaacgtgTATTGTTCTTATattaagagagagagaaaacaatTGTTTCAAGTATTTTTAGGCGAGTTAAGattttgttttgagttttttattctacgttttaattactttattctttttactttttagtcattgattattattttttaactcaggataatttttttaaaaaaataagattactTTATTGAGGCATTAAGATTTGTTTATTAAAGGTTTATACCAATATGAAATCAAACTTAATATCACCacattgttaaatatttaaaatacaacaTCATTGTTCAACATTGTCACAAAGTATTCATTCTAACCAGTCCAACTcttaatattcttaaaaaaatagaagtaaaGATAGCATTCTCGGCCtaataaaacaattgaaaacaataaaatatatttatatttatatctatctatttacaataatataaaaaatgatgttattaGTTATAAGTATAAGAATggtgattttgttttaaaaaaaaggattaatttcaaaaataaacaacaattgAAACATGAgtctaattcaaataaaagattaatatcACTTTCTATCTTATATATtggttaacttttttttaagtttttcttaatcacaaataatttatatcacAATAACATACACTTATTTGAGACTCCTTATTAAAAAGAAGatgataacatttaaaaaaaatcattgagaAAATACAACATTAATAAAACTTGATTTTATTCAGATAAGATATTAATACTACTTTCGATTCAAATgtattgattaactttttcAATATAAGACTTAAAGAtatcatcaaaattaaaaattatatatatatatatatatatatatatatattatttcgtaaagacattatttttatatttatagaaaaagaggaaacaaatttaaactaatttaaatcatttcacataacttattaaaataaaaataaaattattaaaataatatattatttaattcaaatttcttgtttaaacttttattttttaaaaatataatttaatcataatggaaattaaatttgaCTACTCGTGGATGAAATCAATTACGGCAATGTATACACTTCTTAGAATCGATTATCGGTTATGGCAACATGTAGAATAGGTTAAGCTGCATTTGAATCAAAAATAACTTCAACTTTAACCTCTCACAAACATGGAAACGAGTCCCTGCATCCACTCACCAATGATTACAATCAGGTACGTACGGTTCTCTGAATTCAGATAGTGTTGATAAAATCCATTCCACCTCCTCTTGTAATTGTACAAGAGAATCCGTTACAATTGTTTGGAATAAATTACAGCAATTTATATtctcaaaattatgaaaatggttaaaaaaaaagtgaaatttaacCTTAAATCAACTCAAATATACTTATATCACCAATGATttaaaaagaacatttttctttaacaaatcATGGCCTGCGTCACTTCGAAATATCTCAAACCGAACATtttatgtttacatttttaGTGTTTAAGGGACATACTAGCACATGAAAGAATCTCCAACCAAATTAATTACATTGTGCTGTAACTCTTACCCAGTTAATTCATTCTTTAAGTGATATAAGTAGGGGTGGACAAATCCAACTGTACTacactgctaaaaactgaactataaaaCAGTTCAAACAAACTGAACTTAActgtaaaacaattattttatcaaactgaactgtactgtactACTGTACTACAatatgaactgaactgaattattaactgaactgtaaactgcatTAACTGAACTATAAACTGAACTAACTGAACTACACTATTAActgtaaattacactaactgagctattaactaaattgtaaactacactaattttaactaaactacaatataaactgaactgaattagtaactatactaattttaaactgaattgtactaatttttaaactaaataNNNNNNNNNNNNNNNNNNNNNNNNNNNNNNNNNNNNNNNNNNNNNNNNNNNNNNNNNNNNNNNNNNNNNNNNNNNNNNNNNNNNNNNNNNNNNNNNNNNNNNNNNNNNNNNNNNNNNNNNNNNNNNNNNNNNNNNNNNNNNNNNNNNNNNNNNNNNNNNNNNNNNNNNNNNNNNNNNNNNNNNNNttaaaaaatataaaaatataaattacattttttatttttattgataaaaatataaattttgtgataaaaaagttgttttaaaaaattaattattattttttatgtgaaaagttatttttattaatattttattattaaataaagttttcttaagAAGATGATACAATTGAACTCAAattagagaagatgtaagagtagatacagttctcatagttaactgaactgtaactgttatcggttcaatttttaaaaactaaaccatgagatagtatactgaactgttaCTAGAAATGAATAAGTTACTTTTAGTACAATATAAtacagttaactgcagtacaGTATAGATAAGTTATTTTTACCCAACCCTAAATATAAGTATATAGTAGTAATTCACCAATTCAATGTAAAGCAACCATTTTCTCAAATGTTaccaaatattaaattcatatcAAATTGTagaatgtcttttttttttatcatagttaaagatttattaaatcataaatatgctattatattattgtgataaaaaaacCTTGAATTGAATAAAATCTTTCTCAGTTTCCATACAAAcgtatatattaaaatatagttatgTATGCGCCTAATGCAATACCCCCAATTTGTCTCTatgtataaaagttaaaataaatgatgatgataattaacttattattcattataactataatttacttttctattaatatttatatataacagtAAACCGTATTAACAACAAAATTGTTAGTTGCTAACAAGAAATTGTTCAACTAAAGTTTTCCAGAAACTGCGTCAATCACTATCAAAAATCACCAAAATAGTCGTATACTTcaaggagaaaaatgaaaatctacCAAGCCAATGACAGCTTCTAGTAGCTCATATCAATTGCAGGTCTTCACATCTAGATAAACACtgccgtttttttttttcttttctttttaaaatttctatcatttttataattattttcagaaGAAAATGGAAAGTGTTGCGAATTCCCTGCGAGCCAATGGATATTGACAGCCACGTAAGAAATCATTTGACACGTCATTGACACGTGTCATAGCTTTGCATGCATTTGCGGCAGATCTGTTACTAGGTGAGGCCCAACTCCAATGTCACTACATTTCtctgtttctttctttcattttttaaaatttttaaaatagttttaacataaaataaaacattattttctctctcctaccaccacacacacactctctctctaCGGGTTACCACTATTAAAAGGTGTCCCCTCCTCCACCTCCTCTCATGCTAGCTACTGAACACAATTTGCCTTTGTTTGTTGTCGTTGTTCTTTCTCTTTCTGTTCTTGTTCCTTAAACTCTTCCTTTAGAAAGTTCCTTAAAAGGGttaaacagaagaaaaaaaaatggtggcTGTGGTTGCCCAGGAAAATGTTGTGGCATTGGTTTCTCGTACCGGCAGGGAGTTGCAACGTTATAGAAAAGGTCGTCGCCAAGTTGTGGGGTTCGTGTCTTCATAACCCTCTCTTGTTCTTTAATTTTGGACAAATGGggtttcatataattatttttcttgtccaaaaaccattttttatttttttgaacttTGTTCTGATTTGGGTGAGTTGTGTTTACTGGTTAAGAGAAGAGTAAAGCAGTTGAAGGTTGCTGGTTTGTGGTTACTGGATACTAGGAATTTGAAAATGGGTTTCTAATGAGGGAATTGAAAGTAAATTAGTTTGGTGAATTGAGGATTGCATTGTTTCTCTGCAGAATTTCATTTCAATCTTACtaattgtgtttttaattttgtgtatGTAATCGTGTTCATGCAGATGCATACCGTACAGATTTAAGATTGGGCAGAAAACTTCATTGGACGTTTCTGATGAATTGGAAGTTCTGGTTATCAGTTCTCAGAAGGGAAAAGGGATGCTATTTCCGAAGGTAGACCCATTATCAATTATTAGTCAATAATCAACACCAACACCCAAATGGGCCAAGTTACacattaattgaatttattttattcatttatcattattttggTTGACCGAATACCAGGGAGGTTGGGAATTGGACGAATCAAAAAAGGAGGCAGCTTTGAGAGAAACCATAGAGGAAGCTGGGGTGAGAGGCATTGTTGGGGTAAGCCATTTAATCATGATATTGAGCCAAAAATAATGATTACGAAAAAAGTGCTTGGTAAATTAACAAAAAGATGTTCCTTTTTGTGGTGGTGCAGGGTAAATTGGGTAAATGGAGTTTCAAGAGTAAGACTCATGACACTTTCTATGAAGGCTACATGTTCCCTTTACTTGTTCAAGAGCAACTGGAGTTCTGGCCTGAGCAAAAAGTTCGTCAAAGAGTATGGGtaagaaagaagatgaacaaATTGAGTATTTTATTATGGTGGGATTGTACTTTTATGAAAGGGACACTGATTTTTGTTTGAAACTTTCCCTTTAGATGAGCGTCACCGAAGCAAGGGATGTTTGTCAACACTGGTGGATGAAGGAAGCTCTAGACAGATTAGTAAACCGTCTAGCTGGTCAAAAAGTCGGTCGTGATAATAAGCAAGTTCTTGGTTCTATTATAAACTGCACAAGAGATGCCAAATCTGACTTGTAAATAGAGTAGTAGTATCGTGAAGGGTAGAGTTCAACTTCTTTGAGTTTCTCCGACTGGCATAAAGTTGTGTAGGATCCAAAAGAATTGAGCCGAGTcatagaatataaataatatagtaGTAGTGGTAGTAGATCTTATAGAAATTAGTGATTCCccagtttttttttatccaaagaAAAGGAATTTACATCTGTTTGTGGGAATTCACCTTATCTGTATTAATGAGAGACTTGTGGATATCCATTAGTCCACAATGGAATTGCTTGGTTTTTCAAGCAACAATCGATAAGGCTGcgttgagaagaaaaagaaaaatgagaagctgtaactttttttctcttatttactTCGCGAATTGATTGTATTTTGTGGGGGGGTTAGTTCTCTTCCCTTTACTCGGAAAACATGTTCTGTGCAGGACGAGCAGGATTTGATGTGATAATAGTTTATGGACTCTGTTCAAAAAAACTTTAGGGTCATTCCCTGCGGTCATTAGGTACAAATGTCATTATCAAGCTTGATTAAGTGTCATTATCAAGAGTGATTACTAGATCATGTTGCTTGGCCTATTGTTTGAGATCATACCATCTTGAATTTAAGTATATAGGGTCTTTTTATTTGTTACTCAGTTGTTATACCTAACAATTCCCTTCTTTAGTTCTACTTTCAAGAAGATAGGAGTGTAGATGGAAATATTAAATAGTGTCCTTTTCTCTTTGCATTTTGGTAGACTTTGTCTTGGGGACCTTGGATCTGAAGATTTATGTGAACTTCGATACTTAATCAGTACGGTTTAAAAGTTACGGCCATATCAGCAATGGCAATTGCGCAAGGAATTAATGTTAAAAGGAATGACTAGTAAAATTTTGTGGGAAGTCAGAACAGATCTAAAACAATTAATCTTTGTGGTTTGATATCAGAAAATACCACAAAGTGATGGAAAACTATTCATGAGCAAAGAAAAGAAGTCTTGGCATGACAGAGTGCAGGA
The sequence above is drawn from the Vigna radiata var. radiata cultivar VC1973A chromosome 3, Vradiata_ver6, whole genome shotgun sequence genome and encodes:
- the LOC106756674 gene encoding nudix hydrolase 18, mitochondrial — its product is MVAVVAQENVVALVSRTGRELQRYRKGRRQVVGCIPYRFKIGQKTSLDVSDELEVLVISSQKGKGMLFPKGGWELDESKKEAALRETIEEAGVRGIVGGKLGKWSFKSKTHDTFYEGYMFPLLVQEQLEFWPEQKVRQRVWMSVTEARDVCQHWWMKEALDRLVNRLAGQKVGRDNKQVLGSIINCTRDAKSDL